In Vibrio gangliei, a single window of DNA contains:
- a CDS encoding AraC family transcriptional regulator, with protein MPKLVEQLPSSVFVHYFHIAGGTETMTHQHDWGQVHLIKQGVLEMEVNGRKMVSPAGFAIWTPAQTPHRAFNRQDIEYCAINIDVSHSHRLPNQACMIALPPLVLAIIDDLVARKVDKIDSHQDRCLTDVLLARLASAHQVDDFLPTTTDPLLQPILAELEANPANHCPMSEWAKRAFTTERTLHRRFQKHLRMSFNEWRQRLKVVTALQLLKQEESISQVAYQLGYSDASAFIKMFRKHTGLTPAVYRQKITETLEKEIL; from the coding sequence ATGCCTAAGTTAGTGGAACAATTGCCAAGCTCAGTGTTTGTGCATTATTTTCATATTGCGGGTGGCACAGAAACCATGACTCACCAGCATGATTGGGGGCAGGTGCATTTGATCAAACAAGGTGTGCTTGAGATGGAAGTCAATGGACGCAAAATGGTCTCTCCTGCTGGTTTTGCGATTTGGACTCCAGCGCAAACCCCTCATCGAGCGTTTAACCGCCAAGATATTGAATATTGCGCGATCAACATTGATGTTTCGCACTCTCATCGTTTGCCAAATCAGGCTTGTATGATCGCCCTGCCACCTTTAGTGCTGGCGATTATTGATGATCTCGTAGCACGCAAAGTGGATAAAATCGACAGCCATCAAGATAGATGTTTAACCGATGTACTACTTGCGCGGTTAGCAAGCGCTCACCAAGTGGATGACTTTTTACCCACAACAACCGATCCGTTATTACAACCAATATTGGCAGAACTCGAAGCCAATCCGGCTAATCATTGCCCAATGTCTGAATGGGCCAAGCGAGCCTTTACCACCGAACGCACATTACATCGGCGCTTTCAAAAGCATTTACGCATGAGTTTTAATGAATGGCGTCAGAGGTTGAAGGTGGTGACGGCCTTGCAACTATTGAAGCAAGAAGAGTCGATCAGCCAAGTGGCTTATCAGTTAGGCTACAGTGATGCTTCGGCATTTATTAAGATGTTTCGTAAGCATACCGGATTAACGCCTGCTGTTTATCGACAAAAAATCACTGAAACTTTAGAAAAGGAAATCTTATGA
- a CDS encoding starch-binding protein, whose product MYRHYKISKIAALIGFSAALGGNVSSALAQEVNVPRTAFVHLFEWPWADIATECETILGPKGYSAVQVSPPNLSIDGSAWWTRYQPVSYEISGRSGDRNAFINMVQRCKASGVDIYVDAVINHMAAWNRDFPRVPYSSNDFNNCTTPINYQNRWQVQNCDLSGLNDLKTGSDYVRQKIADYLNDMTQIGVAGFRIDAAKHIPSEDIAAIKSKLTGSPYIFQEVIGAYGEPITPFEYTGNGDVTEFGYERAIGDKFQNGGINELKDLKTWPGMLPSDSAVVFVANHDDERHNEGATLTHLDVGDLYYIGNIFMLAYPYGYPKVMSGYYFGGNFDQGPPSSGANSGNACGFDGGDWVCEHRWRGIANMVSFRNHTANEFMLNNWWDDGYNQIAFGRGSSGFVVINRDDNKAINRSFQTSMPAGEYCDIINGNYDEATHTCSGPTISVNTEGMAYFTVNTVSASAIHIGAKIGGCSGSECNPDPNPITLEIASTAVCLSNDRSFTNPTVYFWGAQPSERVVNATWPGESMVKKGNYHCYDLGAETDAINIIFNDNGANQTEDLRMQGNHCYDNGTWKSLADCGFNVTTSNPSLPVSDLAKVCYDNNQYFDSPTIYYWNVVTESGSSISDATWPGVPLTQVGNQYCYEFSESIESLNLIFSNNGSNQSSDLSTTKQATCYKNNTWTALENCI is encoded by the coding sequence ATGTATCGTCATTATAAAATATCGAAAATAGCCGCTTTAATTGGCTTTAGTGCTGCTCTGGGAGGGAATGTATCTTCGGCTTTGGCTCAGGAAGTCAATGTACCGAGAACAGCATTTGTACATTTATTTGAATGGCCATGGGCTGATATTGCCACGGAATGTGAAACTATTTTAGGACCTAAAGGTTATTCAGCGGTTCAAGTATCCCCTCCGAACTTGAGTATAGATGGCTCGGCTTGGTGGACGCGTTACCAACCAGTAAGTTATGAAATTTCAGGACGAAGTGGTGATCGTAATGCCTTTATTAATATGGTCCAACGTTGCAAGGCATCAGGCGTTGATATCTATGTTGATGCGGTGATTAACCATATGGCCGCTTGGAATCGAGACTTCCCCCGAGTGCCTTATTCCTCTAATGACTTTAATAACTGCACGACGCCAATCAATTATCAAAATCGTTGGCAGGTACAAAACTGTGATCTTTCTGGGTTGAATGATTTAAAGACTGGGTCGGATTATGTACGTCAAAAAATTGCCGATTACCTCAACGATATGACGCAAATAGGGGTGGCTGGTTTTCGAATTGATGCCGCCAAACATATACCTAGCGAAGATATTGCCGCGATAAAATCTAAGCTAACGGGCAGCCCTTATATTTTCCAAGAGGTAATTGGTGCCTATGGTGAACCTATTACGCCATTTGAATATACAGGAAATGGAGATGTGACGGAATTTGGCTACGAAAGGGCGATTGGGGATAAATTTCAAAATGGAGGAATTAACGAGTTAAAAGATTTAAAAACATGGCCGGGCATGCTACCAAGCGATAGTGCAGTAGTCTTCGTTGCTAACCATGATGATGAACGACACAATGAAGGGGCCACGTTAACCCATTTAGATGTAGGTGATTTGTACTATATCGGAAACATTTTTATGTTGGCTTACCCATATGGTTACCCGAAGGTGATGTCGGGTTATTATTTTGGCGGGAATTTTGATCAGGGCCCACCAAGTTCAGGCGCTAACTCTGGCAATGCATGTGGATTTGATGGTGGAGATTGGGTTTGTGAGCACCGTTGGCGTGGTATCGCCAATATGGTGTCTTTTCGAAATCATACCGCCAATGAATTTATGCTTAACAATTGGTGGGATGACGGTTATAACCAAATTGCTTTTGGTCGAGGCAGTTCAGGGTTTGTGGTGATTAACCGAGACGATAATAAGGCTATAAATAGAAGCTTCCAAACAAGTATGCCTGCGGGAGAATATTGCGACATTATTAACGGAAATTACGATGAAGCAACACATACGTGCAGCGGACCAACTATCTCGGTTAATACCGAAGGTATGGCTTATTTTACCGTGAATACGGTTAGTGCCTCAGCAATACACATCGGTGCTAAAATTGGCGGTTGTTCAGGTAGTGAATGCAACCCCGATCCAAACCCCATTACGCTAGAAATAGCCAGTACAGCAGTCTGTTTGAGTAACGATCGAAGCTTTACGAATCCAACTGTGTATTTTTGGGGGGCACAACCTTCTGAACGCGTAGTAAATGCTACGTGGCCAGGAGAAAGTATGGTGAAAAAAGGAAATTATCATTGTTATGATCTTGGCGCAGAAACTGATGCCATCAACATTATTTTCAATGATAATGGTGCTAACCAAACGGAAGATTTACGAATGCAAGGTAATCATTGTTACGATAACGGGACATGGAAATCGTTAGCGGATTGTGGCTTTAACGTGACGACTTCAAATCCTAGTTTACCGGTAAGTGACCTTGCTAAGGTGTGTTACGACAATAACCAATACTTCGATAGTCCGACAATTTACTATTGGAATGTAGTAACAGAATCAGGTAGTAGCATCAGCGATGCTACTTGGCCAGGTGTACCGTTAACGCAAGTTGGAAATCAATATTGTTATGAATTTTCAGAATCAATTGAAAGTCTCAATCTGATTTTTAGTAATAATGGCAGCAATCAAAGCAGTGACCTTAGTACTACTAAACAAGCTACTTGTTATAAAAATAATACTTGGACAGCATTAGAGAACTGTATCTGA
- the fis gene encoding DNA-binding transcriptional regulator Fis, with translation MFEQNLTSEPFTVTTVTSQDQITQKPLRDSVKASLKNYLAQLNGQDVNDLYELVLAEVEQPMLDMVMQYTRGNQTRAANMMGINRGTLRKKLKKYGMN, from the coding sequence ATGTTCGAACAAAATCTGACTTCAGAACCATTCACAGTTACTACTGTTACATCACAAGACCAGATCACACAGAAGCCACTTCGTGACTCTGTTAAAGCATCTTTAAAGAACTACCTTGCTCAGTTAAATGGCCAAGACGTTAACGATCTTTACGAATTAGTATTAGCAGAAGTTGAACAACCAATGCTAGACATGGTGATGCAGTACACTCGCGGCAACCAAACTCGCGCAGCGAACATGATGGGCATCAACCGTGGCACACTTCGCAAGAAGCTAAAAAAATACGGCATGAACTAA
- the dusB gene encoding tRNA dihydrouridine synthase DusB — protein sequence MKIGNYTLPNNLIVAPMAGVTDRPFRELCLRYGAGMAVSEMMSSNPKVWNTSKSLQRMVHEGESGIRSVQIAGADPDLMAQAAQVSVENGAQIIDINMGCPAKKVNKKLAGSALLQRPDLIKQILKAVVNAVEVPVTLKTRTGWDTDNKNCVEIAKMAEQCGIQALALHGRTRACMYKGDAEYDSIRAVKQAISIPLIANGDIDSPEKAKYVLDYTGADALMIGRPAQGRPWIFKQIQHYLQTGEHLPPLPMEEVQDILIGHVQALHEFYGEFLGPRIARKHVGWYLKEHDDEGEFRRVFNAIEDASQQIDVLRNYFYTKSI from the coding sequence TTGAAAATCGGAAATTACACACTACCGAATAACCTCATTGTTGCCCCAATGGCTGGAGTAACCGATAGGCCATTTCGTGAATTGTGCCTTCGATATGGGGCAGGAATGGCCGTCAGTGAAATGATGTCCTCTAACCCAAAAGTTTGGAACACATCCAAATCACTCCAACGCATGGTACATGAAGGCGAATCGGGCATTCGCAGTGTACAAATTGCGGGAGCGGATCCTGATCTCATGGCACAAGCTGCGCAAGTCAGTGTTGAAAATGGTGCGCAAATCATCGACATCAACATGGGCTGCCCAGCAAAAAAAGTGAATAAAAAACTGGCAGGCTCCGCGTTATTGCAGCGCCCTGATCTTATCAAACAGATATTGAAAGCTGTGGTGAATGCAGTTGAGGTTCCGGTAACCCTAAAAACGCGCACGGGATGGGACACAGACAATAAAAACTGTGTTGAGATTGCCAAGATGGCCGAGCAATGTGGCATTCAAGCGTTAGCGCTCCACGGGAGAACTCGCGCTTGCATGTACAAAGGCGACGCAGAATACGACAGTATCAGAGCCGTGAAACAAGCTATCTCAATCCCATTGATTGCCAATGGTGATATTGATAGCCCAGAAAAAGCGAAATACGTACTCGATTACACCGGTGCGGATGCTCTGATGATAGGTAGGCCCGCCCAAGGTCGACCGTGGATTTTTAAACAAATCCAACACTATTTACAAACGGGAGAGCACTTGCCACCGCTTCCAATGGAAGAAGTGCAAGACATCCTCATTGGTCATGTTCAGGCTTTACATGAGTTTTATGGCGAGTTTTTAGGGCCTCGTATCGCACGTAAACACGTCGGTTGGTACTTAAAAGAACATGATGATGAAGGTGAGTTCCGCCGTGTTTTCAACGCCATCGAAGATGCCTCACAGCAAATCGATGTGCTGAGAAATTATTTTTATACCAAGAGTATTTAA
- the prmA gene encoding 50S ribosomal protein L11 methyltransferase — protein MPWIQIKLNATDTNAEAIGDMLMEETGALSVTFLDAKDTPVFEPLPGETRLWGETDILALYDAEVDTQHVLSQIKGSNMLSDDFAYKIEQIEDKDWEREWMDNFHPMQFGKRLWICPSWREIPDPTAVNVMLDPGLAFGTGTHPTTSVCLEWLEGLDLTGKTVIDFGCGSGILAIAAIKLGAAKVIGIDIDPQAILASRDNAERNGVADQLELFLPQDQPEGLIADVVVANILAGPLRELSGVITNLVKPNGLLAMSGVLDSQAADVATYYQDAFELDPIIELQEWCRISGQKK, from the coding sequence ATGCCTTGGATTCAAATCAAACTCAACGCGACCGACACCAACGCCGAAGCCATCGGTGATATGTTAATGGAAGAAACTGGCGCATTATCTGTCACTTTTCTGGACGCCAAAGACACGCCGGTGTTCGAGCCATTACCGGGTGAGACGCGCTTATGGGGCGAAACCGACATCTTAGCGCTGTACGATGCGGAAGTTGATACCCAACACGTATTAAGCCAAATCAAAGGCAGCAACATGCTTAGCGACGATTTCGCTTACAAAATTGAGCAAATTGAAGATAAAGACTGGGAACGCGAATGGATGGACAACTTCCACCCAATGCAATTTGGCAAACGTTTATGGATTTGCCCAAGCTGGCGCGAAATTCCAGATCCAACCGCCGTCAACGTGATGCTAGATCCTGGTCTTGCATTTGGTACTGGCACCCATCCAACCACTTCTGTGTGTTTAGAGTGGCTAGAAGGCCTCGATTTAACAGGCAAAACCGTGATCGACTTTGGTTGTGGTTCTGGCATTCTCGCGATTGCCGCCATCAAATTGGGCGCAGCTAAAGTGATCGGTATTGATATCGACCCACAAGCCATTCTAGCTTCACGCGATAATGCCGAGCGCAATGGCGTCGCCGATCAATTAGAGCTGTTCCTACCTCAAGACCAACCTGAAGGCCTAATCGCTGACGTCGTGGTCGCTAACATCCTAGCAGGCCCTCTACGCGAGCTTTCAGGTGTCATCACAAACCTAGTCAAACCAAACGGCTTACTGGCGATGTCTGGCGTACTCGACTCACAAGCGGCCGATGTCGCGACCTACTACCAAGACGCGTTCGAGCTTGATCCAATCATTGAGCTACAAGAATGGTGTCGCATTTCTGGTCAAAAGAAATAG
- the panF gene encoding sodium/pantothenate symporter, which translates to MNNLILIPLILYLIAVFALAFWSSKHSNKKGFLNEYLVGGRSMGGFVLAMTLAATYASASSFIGGPGAAYKMGLGWVLLAMIQLPATWLTLGVLGKKFAIEARRHNALTLNDMLYARYQNRGVVIFASLSLLLAFFGTMVVQFVGGARLLQTVTGLSYTHGLMIFAITVGLYTTIGGFRAVVMTDTLQGIMMIIGTIALLVGIVHAGGSIGEIVTDLHNIDPALITPYGPDHFLTGPFMMSFWVLVCFGVIGLPHAAVRCMSYKDSASLHKGMVISTIMVALLMLGMHLAGAFGRAIVPDIGSPDQIMPTLMITVLPPVVAGIFLAGPMAAIMSTIDSQLIQASATLLKDLYINYINPSMAQGEKAEKSLPKLSLWVTGIFAALVFVAALNPPDMIIWLNLLAFGGMQAVFLWPLVLGLYWKNASATGAFASMIVGLVSYIGFSTFKPDMAGVNAIVPTLLFGLITFIIGSKLKPNTQLQTA; encoded by the coding sequence ATGAATAACCTGATTTTAATCCCACTCATTCTTTACTTAATTGCCGTATTCGCACTGGCGTTTTGGAGCAGCAAGCACAGTAATAAAAAAGGCTTTTTAAACGAATACTTAGTCGGTGGCCGTAGCATGGGCGGATTTGTGCTGGCGATGACACTGGCTGCCACCTATGCAAGTGCGAGCTCTTTTATTGGTGGACCGGGTGCGGCATATAAAATGGGCCTAGGTTGGGTATTGCTGGCGATGATCCAACTACCGGCTACTTGGTTAACCTTAGGCGTATTAGGTAAGAAGTTTGCCATTGAAGCGCGTCGTCATAATGCGTTAACCCTCAATGACATGCTGTACGCTCGCTATCAAAATCGTGGCGTGGTGATTTTTGCCTCTCTGTCATTATTACTGGCTTTCTTTGGCACCATGGTAGTTCAGTTTGTCGGTGGCGCGCGTTTGCTGCAAACCGTTACTGGGCTTTCTTATACTCATGGTTTGATGATTTTTGCCATCACTGTTGGCTTGTACACCACCATCGGCGGTTTTCGCGCGGTAGTGATGACCGATACGCTGCAAGGCATCATGATGATCATCGGCACCATTGCCTTACTGGTGGGCATTGTGCACGCCGGAGGCAGTATTGGCGAAATCGTCACAGATTTACACAATATCGACCCAGCACTGATCACGCCTTATGGCCCTGATCATTTCCTCACTGGCCCGTTTATGATGAGTTTTTGGGTGCTGGTGTGCTTTGGTGTGATTGGCTTGCCGCACGCGGCGGTGCGGTGTATGTCGTACAAAGACAGCGCCTCTCTGCACAAAGGCATGGTGATCAGCACCATCATGGTCGCGTTACTGATGCTTGGAATGCATTTAGCCGGCGCGTTTGGCCGTGCCATTGTGCCGGATATCGGCAGCCCCGATCAGATCATGCCAACCTTGATGATCACCGTATTACCTCCAGTGGTTGCGGGCATTTTCTTAGCCGGCCCAATGGCGGCAATTATGTCGACCATTGATTCACAGCTCATTCAAGCGTCAGCGACCCTGCTCAAAGATTTATACATCAACTACATCAACCCTTCGATGGCGCAAGGTGAAAAAGCCGAAAAAAGCCTGCCAAAACTGTCGCTCTGGGTCACGGGCATCTTTGCTGCCTTGGTGTTTGTGGCGGCACTGAATCCGCCCGATATGATCATTTGGCTCAACCTACTCGCGTTTGGCGGCATGCAAGCGGTGTTCTTATGGCCATTGGTATTAGGGCTGTACTGGAAAAACGCCTCAGCCACCGGCGCCTTTGCTTCCATGATTGTGGGATTAGTGTCTTATATCGGCTTTAGCACTTTTAAACCTGATATGGCGGGAGTCAATGCGATTGTGCCAACGCTACTGTTTGGGTTAATCACCTTTATCATTGGCAGTAAACTCAAACCCAACACGCAACTGCAAACCGCATAA
- a CDS encoding YhdT family protein, with the protein MKTLDARYQQAHKEAKWAIGLALAYMAWWAISAYGLAPDPDNMAAMPRLYFGFPLWFLVACVIGPIVFTLLCAAMVKWIYRDMSLEIEHEHDMQDNNAINKAKQEVHHE; encoded by the coding sequence ATGAAAACTCTTGATGCACGCTATCAACAAGCCCACAAAGAAGCTAAGTGGGCGATTGGGCTTGCCTTGGCTTATATGGCTTGGTGGGCGATTTCTGCGTATGGCTTAGCGCCAGATCCTGACAATATGGCTGCGATGCCAAGGTTATATTTCGGTTTTCCTTTATGGTTTTTGGTTGCCTGCGTGATAGGCCCGATTGTGTTTACGTTATTATGCGCCGCGATGGTGAAATGGATTTATCGCGATATGTCACTAGAAATAGAGCATGAACACGATATGCAAGACAACAACGCAATCAACAAAGCTAAGCAAGAAGTCCATCATGAATAA
- the accC gene encoding acetyl-CoA carboxylase biotin carboxylase subunit, translated as MLDKIVIANRGEIALRILRACKELGIKTVAIHSTADRDLKHVLLADETICIGPARSSDSYLNIPRIISAAEVSGAVAIHPGYGFLSENADFAEQVEKSGFIFVGPKAETIRLMGDKVSAINAMKKAGVPCVPGSDGPLDDDDAKNRAFAKRIGYPVIIKASGGGGGRGMRVVRKDEDLVEAIAMTRSEAKSFFNNDMVYMEKYLENPRHIEVQVLADGQGGAIHLGERDCSMQRRHQKVVEEAPAPGITEEMRQYIGERCTRACIEIGYRGAGTFEFLYENGEFYFIEMNTRIQVEHPVTEMVTGIDLIKEQLRIAAGQPLSFTQNDIKIRGHAVECRINAEDPVRFLPCPGKIEHFHPPGGMGVRWESHVYAGYSVPPHYDSMIGKLITFGENRDVAIARMKNALGEAIIDGIKTNIPLQLDIMNDENFQHGGANIHYLEKKLGLQ; from the coding sequence ATGCTAGATAAAATTGTCATCGCGAACCGAGGTGAAATCGCCTTGCGTATTCTTCGCGCATGTAAAGAGCTAGGCATTAAAACGGTCGCGATTCACTCAACCGCTGACCGCGATTTAAAACACGTACTACTTGCAGACGAAACGATTTGTATTGGTCCTGCGCGTAGTTCTGACAGCTACTTAAACATTCCACGCATCATTTCTGCGGCTGAAGTTTCAGGCGCAGTGGCGATTCACCCAGGTTACGGCTTCTTATCTGAGAACGCTGATTTCGCTGAGCAAGTGGAAAAATCAGGCTTCATTTTCGTTGGCCCGAAAGCAGAAACCATTCGCCTAATGGGTGACAAAGTGTCTGCTATCAACGCCATGAAAAAAGCAGGCGTTCCTTGTGTTCCGGGTTCTGATGGCCCGCTTGACGATGACGACGCGAAAAACCGCGCTTTTGCTAAACGCATTGGCTACCCAGTGATCATCAAAGCCTCTGGTGGCGGCGGCGGTCGTGGTATGCGTGTGGTTCGTAAAGACGAAGATCTGGTTGAAGCGATTGCGATGACACGTTCTGAAGCAAAATCGTTCTTCAACAATGACATGGTTTACATGGAGAAATACCTAGAAAACCCTCGTCACATCGAAGTTCAAGTGTTGGCTGACGGTCAAGGCGGCGCGATTCACTTAGGTGAGCGTGACTGTTCTATGCAACGTCGTCACCAAAAAGTGGTGGAAGAAGCACCAGCACCAGGTATCACTGAAGAGATGCGCCAATACATCGGTGAACGTTGTACTCGCGCATGTATCGAAATTGGTTACCGCGGCGCAGGCACATTCGAATTCCTATACGAAAACGGCGAGTTCTACTTCATTGAAATGAACACCCGTATTCAGGTAGAGCACCCAGTGACTGAAATGGTGACCGGCATCGACCTTATCAAAGAGCAATTACGCATTGCAGCAGGTCAGCCTTTATCCTTCACGCAAAACGACATCAAGATCCGCGGCCATGCGGTGGAATGTCGTATCAATGCGGAAGATCCAGTGCGCTTCCTACCTTGCCCAGGCAAAATCGAACATTTCCACCCACCAGGTGGCATGGGCGTTCGTTGGGAATCTCACGTGTATGCTGGCTACTCAGTACCGCCACACTACGATTCAATGATCGGCAAGCTGATCACATTCGGTGAAAACCGTGATGTAGCGATTGCTCGTATGAAGAATGCATTAGGTGAAGCGATCATCGATGGCATCAAAACCAACATTCCTCTGCAGCTCGACATCATGAATGATGAAAACTTCCAACACGGTGGTGCGAATATTCACTACCTTGAGAAGAAGTTAGGCTTACAATAA
- the accB gene encoding acetyl-CoA carboxylase biotin carboxyl carrier protein: MDIRKIKKLIELVEESGIAELEISEGEESVRINRYSNQAAPAAPVQYSVAPAQAAPAAAPAPAVSEEAAPAPAAAVETGHKVLSPMVGTFYRSPSPEAKSFIEVGQTVKEGQTLCIVEAMKMMNQIEADKSGVVKAILVEDGQPVEFDQPLVVIE, encoded by the coding sequence ATGGATATTCGTAAAATCAAGAAGCTTATCGAATTAGTAGAAGAATCTGGTATTGCTGAACTTGAAATCTCTGAAGGTGAAGAATCAGTACGCATCAACCGCTACAGCAATCAAGCGGCTCCTGCGGCTCCAGTTCAATACTCTGTAGCACCAGCTCAAGCAGCGCCTGCGGCTGCACCGGCTCCAGCAGTATCTGAAGAAGCAGCACCGGCTCCAGCGGCAGCAGTAGAAACCGGTCACAAAGTCCTATCGCCAATGGTGGGTACTTTCTACCGCTCTCCAAGCCCTGAAGCGAAATCTTTCATCGAAGTTGGCCAAACGGTTAAAGAAGGTCAAACACTTTGCATCGTTGAAGCGATGAAAATGATGAACCAAATCGAAGCAGACAAATCAGGTGTGGTTAAAGCTATCCTAGTGGAAGACGGCCAACCTGTTGAGTTTGATCAACCACTTGTTGTGATTGAGTAA
- the aroQ gene encoding type II 3-dehydroquinate dehydratase, whose product MSAKLRVLVLNGPNLNLLGLREPTHYGSNTLTDIVARLEAQAKDLGIQLSHLQSNREYELIEAIHAAHDSIDFIIINPAAFTHTSVALRDALLGVNIPFIEVHLSNVHAREPFRHHSYLSDKAVGVICGLGAQGYQFALSAAHAHLSQASA is encoded by the coding sequence ATGTCAGCAAAATTACGAGTTCTTGTCTTAAACGGACCGAATCTTAATTTGCTCGGGTTACGTGAACCGACGCATTATGGTTCGAATACATTGACCGATATTGTTGCTCGCTTGGAAGCACAAGCCAAAGACTTAGGCATCCAACTGTCGCACCTTCAGTCGAATCGTGAATATGAATTGATTGAAGCGATTCATGCGGCACACGACAGCATCGATTTCATCATTATCAACCCTGCGGCGTTTACCCATACCAGTGTTGCACTGCGTGATGCCCTGCTTGGGGTTAATATTCCTTTCATTGAAGTTCACCTATCGAACGTACATGCGCGGGAACCTTTTCGCCATCACTCCTATCTATCAGATAAGGCAGTGGGCGTGATCTGCGGCTTGGGCGCTCAAGGTTATCAATTTGCACTGTCGGCGGCGCACGCACACTTAAGCCAAGCATCGGCTTAG